A genomic region of Rhodococcus pyridinivorans contains the following coding sequences:
- a CDS encoding M56 family metallopeptidase: MNATTALFFGTTALLLAGPVPGLLARATWPHRNPRAALVLWQSVALAAVLSAFSCGLAIAARLLAPGADGRPTTGPLEEIDALGLPLWLTYVIVFALTVFIGARLTFSMLRVAVRTRRRRSRHRMLVDLLDRRESGAAVRHHPHVRILDTADPIAYCLPGLRHRVVLSEGTLDNLGDDELRAILRHEHSHLRARHDLILEAFTAVYEAFPRVVRSGSALGSVKLLVELLADDSAVRKTGPAPLARALVACAGAHTPTGALAVGGPSTVLRVQRLTGPGPNLGISAAAYTAAAAILVVPTIAVAVPWLTELSLLLGL, translated from the coding sequence ATGAACGCGACCACGGCGCTGTTCTTCGGAACCACAGCGCTTCTCCTCGCCGGTCCGGTGCCGGGGCTGCTCGCCCGCGCCACCTGGCCGCACCGCAACCCCCGGGCCGCCCTCGTGCTGTGGCAGTCCGTGGCCCTGGCGGCGGTGCTCTCCGCGTTCTCCTGCGGCCTGGCCATCGCCGCCCGCCTCCTCGCACCCGGCGCCGACGGCCGACCCACCACCGGGCCCCTCGAAGAGATCGACGCCCTCGGTCTGCCCCTGTGGCTGACCTACGTCATCGTCTTCGCCCTGACCGTGTTCATCGGTGCCCGCCTGACCTTCTCCATGCTGCGCGTCGCGGTACGCACCCGCCGCCGCCGCTCCCGCCACCGCATGCTCGTCGACCTGCTCGACCGCCGCGAGAGCGGCGCCGCCGTCCGCCACCACCCGCACGTGCGGATCCTCGACACCGCCGACCCCATCGCCTACTGCCTGCCCGGGCTGCGGCACCGGGTGGTGCTCAGCGAAGGCACCCTCGACAACCTCGGCGACGACGAACTACGCGCGATCCTGCGCCACGAACACTCCCACCTGCGCGCCCGCCACGACCTCATCCTCGAGGCGTTCACCGCCGTCTACGAAGCGTTCCCCCGCGTCGTGCGCTCCGGCTCGGCGCTCGGCTCGGTCAAACTGCTCGTCGAGCTGCTCGCCGACGACTCCGCCGTCCGCAAGACCGGCCCCGCACCGCTGGCCCGCGCCCTCGTCGCCTGCGCCGGCGCCCACACGCCCACCGGTGCCCTCGCCGTCGGCGGACCGAGCACCGTGCTGCGCGTGCAGCGCCTCACCGGACCGGGGCCCAACCTCGGCATTTCCGCCGCCGCCTACACCGCCGCCGCCGCCATCCTCGTCGTACCCACCATCGCCGTGGCGGTGCCCTGGCTCACCGAACTGTCCCTGCTGCTCGGCCTCTGA
- a CDS encoding class I SAM-dependent methyltransferase — MSGGEGPEHGGGERVPSRWEEIVAENPAHSSWYVERFRAMVARGQDTVGEARLIDAMVPRGARILDAGCGPGRLGGYLHRAGHSVVGVDVDPVLIAAAEEDHPGPRWLVGDLAELDLPARGVDADFDVIVCAGNVMTFVAPSTRVAVLRNFAAHLAPQGRGVIGFGAGREYPFEEFFADAQQAGLAVQVRLSTWDLRPFSDDAEFLVAVLGRA; from the coding sequence ATGAGCGGCGGCGAGGGTCCGGAACACGGTGGCGGCGAGCGGGTGCCGAGCCGGTGGGAGGAGATCGTGGCGGAGAATCCGGCGCATTCGTCGTGGTACGTCGAACGGTTCCGTGCGATGGTCGCCCGGGGGCAGGACACTGTCGGGGAGGCCCGGTTGATCGATGCGATGGTGCCGCGTGGGGCGCGGATTCTCGACGCAGGGTGCGGGCCGGGCCGGCTCGGCGGTTATCTGCATCGGGCCGGGCACAGTGTGGTCGGGGTGGATGTCGATCCGGTGCTGATCGCGGCGGCGGAGGAGGATCATCCGGGGCCGAGGTGGCTGGTGGGGGATCTGGCCGAGCTGGATCTGCCGGCCCGCGGTGTCGACGCCGATTTCGATGTGATCGTGTGCGCGGGGAATGTGATGACCTTCGTGGCGCCGTCGACCCGGGTGGCGGTGCTGCGCAATTTCGCGGCGCATCTGGCGCCGCAGGGCCGGGGGGTGATCGGTTTCGGGGCGGGCCGTGAGTATCCGTTCGAGGAGTTCTTCGCCGATGCGCAGCAGGCGGGTCTGGCGGTGCAGGTGCGGTTGTCGACCTGGGATCTGCGGCCGTTCAGCGATGACGCGGAGTTTCTGGTGGCGGTGCTGGGGCGGGCGTAG
- the gndA gene encoding NADP-dependent phosphogluconate dehydrogenase, whose amino-acid sequence MTVERTETPQAQIGVTGLAVMGSNIARNFARHGYTVALHNRSIAKTDALLAEHGSDGTFVRTETIDEFVAALEKPRRVLIMVKAGDATDAVINELADAMEPGDIIIDGGNALYTDTIRREAALRARGLHFVGAGISGGEEGALNGPSIMPGGPAESYEALGPLLETIAAQVDGTPCCTHIGPDGAGHFVKMVHNGIEYADMQLIGEAYHLLRDALGYDAGQIADVFADWNTGTLESYLIEITAEVLRQTDAATGKPLVDVIVDAAEQKGTGRWTVKAALDLGVPVTGIAEAVFARALSGSRDQRAAARGLAAGNLGAAPTDAAQFTEDIRAALYASKIVAYAQGFDQIAAGSAEYGWNVDRAALATIWRGGCIIRAQFLNRIKEAYDADPALPSLILAPYFRDAIEIGIDSWRRVVVTATQLGIPVPAFASSLSYYDGLRADRLPAALTQGQRDFFGAHTYERTDKPGKFHTLWSGDRSEVQA is encoded by the coding sequence ATGACCGTCGAACGCACCGAAACACCGCAGGCCCAGATCGGCGTGACCGGACTGGCCGTGATGGGCTCGAACATCGCCCGCAACTTCGCCCGCCACGGCTACACCGTCGCCCTCCACAACCGCAGCATCGCCAAGACCGACGCGCTGCTCGCCGAGCACGGCAGCGACGGCACCTTCGTCCGCACCGAAACCATCGACGAATTCGTCGCCGCCCTCGAAAAGCCGCGCCGCGTCCTGATCATGGTCAAGGCAGGCGACGCCACCGACGCGGTCATCAACGAGCTCGCCGACGCGATGGAACCCGGCGACATCATCATCGACGGCGGCAACGCCCTCTACACCGACACCATCCGCCGCGAAGCCGCCCTGCGCGCCCGCGGCCTGCACTTCGTCGGCGCCGGCATCTCCGGCGGCGAGGAAGGCGCCCTCAACGGCCCGTCCATCATGCCCGGCGGCCCCGCCGAATCGTACGAGGCGCTCGGCCCGCTGCTCGAAACCATCGCGGCCCAGGTCGACGGCACCCCCTGCTGCACCCACATCGGCCCCGACGGCGCCGGCCACTTCGTGAAGATGGTGCACAACGGCATCGAATACGCCGACATGCAGCTCATCGGCGAGGCCTACCACCTGCTGCGCGACGCCCTCGGCTACGACGCCGGGCAGATCGCCGACGTCTTCGCCGACTGGAACACCGGCACCCTCGAGTCCTACCTCATCGAGATCACCGCCGAGGTGCTGCGCCAGACCGACGCCGCCACCGGCAAACCCCTCGTCGACGTCATCGTCGACGCCGCCGAACAGAAGGGTACCGGCCGCTGGACCGTCAAGGCCGCCCTCGACCTCGGCGTCCCCGTCACCGGCATCGCCGAAGCCGTCTTCGCCCGCGCCCTGTCCGGCTCCCGCGACCAGCGCGCCGCCGCCCGCGGCCTTGCCGCCGGCAACCTCGGCGCCGCCCCCACCGACGCCGCGCAGTTCACCGAGGACATCCGCGCCGCCCTGTACGCGTCGAAGATCGTCGCCTACGCGCAGGGCTTCGACCAGATCGCCGCCGGCAGCGCCGAATACGGCTGGAACGTCGACCGCGCCGCGCTCGCAACGATCTGGCGCGGCGGCTGCATCATCCGCGCCCAGTTCCTCAACCGCATCAAAGAGGCCTACGACGCCGACCCGGCCCTGCCCAGCCTGATCCTCGCCCCGTACTTCCGCGACGCCATCGAGATCGGCATCGACAGCTGGCGGCGCGTCGTGGTCACCGCCACCCAACTCGGCATCCCCGTCCCGGCCTTCGCGTCGTCGCTGTCCTACTACGACGGGCTGCGCGCCGACCGGCTGCCCGCCGCCCTCACCCAGGGCCAGCGCGACTTCTTCGGTGCCCACACCTACGAGCGCACCGACAAGCCCGGCAAGTTCCACACCCTGTGGAGCGGGGACCGCTCCGAAGTGCAGGCCTGA
- a CDS encoding DMT family transporter: MTGTAVAVLCALAAAALIAVGSVAQQTSAAAVPDTDSFVGSLLRSPRWWAGILGDGGSYVLQVIALVFGSVLLVQPLLVASLLFALPLAAATTGRRVTRTTWLLASALCAALAIFLLVGNPSEGTGDAAAARWALPLGTVLAVTAAAVVVALLSPRRRALSFGIAAGVLYGVTSAFTKHVTDLAEHGIPQLLGSWQTWTLVAAGATAIYLQQRAFQAGSLTASLPALTVGEPLAAIVLGMTVLGEHLRTDGPGRILVSAAVVVMLVTTVALSRAQAADTPADAAATPAPAPPPETPRHR; the protein is encoded by the coding sequence ATGACGGGCACGGCAGTCGCCGTCCTGTGCGCACTCGCCGCCGCCGCGCTCATCGCGGTCGGCAGTGTCGCGCAACAGACCTCGGCCGCTGCCGTGCCCGACACCGACTCCTTCGTCGGCTCGCTGCTGCGCAGCCCCCGCTGGTGGGCGGGCATCCTCGGCGACGGCGGCAGCTACGTACTGCAGGTCATCGCGCTCGTCTTCGGATCGGTGCTGCTCGTCCAGCCCCTGCTCGTCGCGTCACTGCTGTTCGCGTTGCCGCTCGCCGCCGCCACCACCGGCCGCCGCGTCACCCGCACCACCTGGCTACTCGCCAGCGCACTGTGCGCGGCGCTGGCGATCTTCCTGCTCGTCGGCAACCCCAGCGAAGGCACCGGAGATGCCGCCGCCGCCCGCTGGGCGCTGCCGCTCGGAACGGTGCTCGCCGTCACCGCCGCCGCAGTCGTCGTCGCCCTGCTCTCCCCGCGACGGCGGGCACTGTCGTTCGGGATCGCCGCCGGCGTCCTCTACGGCGTGACCAGCGCGTTCACCAAACACGTCACCGACCTCGCCGAACACGGCATCCCGCAACTGCTCGGCTCGTGGCAGACCTGGACACTCGTCGCCGCCGGCGCCACCGCGATCTACCTGCAGCAACGCGCCTTCCAGGCCGGATCGCTCACCGCATCGCTGCCCGCCCTGACCGTCGGCGAACCGCTCGCCGCGATCGTGCTCGGCATGACTGTGCTCGGCGAACACCTGCGCACCGACGGCCCCGGACGGATCCTCGTCAGCGCCGCCGTCGTCGTGATGCTCGTGACCACCGTGGCGCTCTCCCGCGCCCAGGCCGCCGACACCCCCGCCGACGCCGCGGCTACGCCCGCCCCAGCACCGCCACCAGAAACTCCGCGTCATCGCTGA
- a CDS encoding hemolysin family protein codes for MSVLLDIVALLGFVALTAGTALFVAAEFSLTALERSAVDAHAHDGDRRARQVQHAHRTLSFQLSGAQLGITITTLITGYLAEPILAQFFTPLFDAIGLSTSVASTASLVLALLIATSFSMVFGELVPKNIAIARPMGTARATAGLQLAFSLLFRWAILGLNGAANHIVRRFGIEPAEELRSARSPQELGSLVRASARSGTLDEHTARLVYRSLQFGDRTAEDLMTPRSTVESLDRNATVLDLIELSARTGYSRFPIVDGDLDAPLGVVHVKHAFTVPGPARGTTAVGALARLVPTVPTSLDGDTVMERVRSDGMQVALVVDEYGGTAGLITMEDLVEEIVGDVRDEHDETELDAHRDGEGWSCTGLLRTDELAQLTGYRAPDGDYETLAGLILTELGRIPEVDDEIQLPLRRGERDLTWYARILEMDGHRIDRVLLVPGAAPDPENPDGDNGDRDDAPAADEGGAQR; via the coding sequence ATGTCCGTCCTGCTCGATATCGTCGCGCTCCTCGGCTTCGTGGCGCTCACCGCAGGCACCGCCCTGTTCGTCGCCGCCGAGTTCTCCCTGACCGCCCTCGAACGCAGCGCCGTCGACGCGCACGCCCACGACGGCGACCGGCGCGCCCGGCAGGTCCAGCACGCGCACCGCACCCTGTCGTTCCAGCTGTCCGGCGCCCAGCTCGGCATCACCATCACCACACTGATCACCGGCTATCTCGCCGAACCGATCCTCGCGCAGTTCTTCACCCCGCTGTTCGACGCGATCGGATTGAGCACCTCCGTCGCCTCGACCGCCTCGCTGGTCCTCGCGCTGCTCATCGCCACGTCCTTCTCCATGGTCTTCGGCGAACTGGTCCCCAAGAACATCGCCATCGCCCGGCCCATGGGCACCGCCCGCGCCACCGCCGGTCTCCAACTGGCGTTCTCCCTGCTGTTCCGCTGGGCGATCCTCGGACTCAACGGCGCCGCCAACCACATCGTGCGGCGCTTCGGCATCGAACCGGCCGAGGAACTGCGCTCAGCGCGTTCCCCGCAGGAGCTCGGTTCGCTGGTGCGCGCCTCGGCCCGCAGCGGCACCCTCGACGAGCACACCGCCCGCCTGGTCTACCGATCCCTGCAGTTCGGGGACCGCACCGCCGAGGACCTCATGACCCCGCGCAGCACCGTCGAGAGCCTCGACCGCAACGCCACCGTCCTCGACCTCATCGAACTGTCCGCCCGCACCGGCTACTCCCGCTTCCCGATCGTCGACGGCGACCTCGACGCCCCGCTCGGCGTCGTGCATGTCAAGCACGCGTTCACCGTGCCCGGCCCGGCGCGCGGCACCACCGCCGTCGGCGCCCTCGCCCGCCTCGTGCCCACCGTGCCGACCAGCCTCGACGGCGACACCGTCATGGAACGGGTGCGCTCGGACGGCATGCAGGTCGCGCTCGTCGTCGACGAATACGGCGGCACCGCCGGACTGATCACCATGGAGGACCTCGTCGAGGAGATCGTCGGCGACGTCCGCGACGAACACGACGAGACCGAACTCGACGCCCACCGCGACGGAGAGGGCTGGTCGTGCACGGGTCTGCTGCGCACCGACGAGCTCGCCCAGCTCACCGGCTACCGCGCCCCCGACGGCGACTACGAGACCCTCGCCGGGCTGATCCTCACCGAACTCGGCCGCATCCCCGAGGTCGACGACGAGATCCAGCTGCCGCTGCGCCGCGGCGAACGCGACCTCACCTGGTACGCGCGCATCCTCGAGATGGACGGGCACCGCATCGACCGGGTGCTGCTCGTGCCCGGCGCCGCCCCCGACCCCGAGAACCCCGACGGCGACAACGGTGACAGGGACGACGCCCCGGCCGCCGACGAGGGGGGTGCGCAGCGATGA
- a CDS encoding ABC transporter ATP-binding protein yields MTDTHLPAVPAPGPIEHAAPRLVAEHISLGYGERLIVDDLDLSIPTGVVTTVIGPNGCGKSTLLRALSRLLKPRTGTVLLDGHDITTMRTREVARVLGMLPQAPVAPEGLTVADLVSRGRHPHQSWFRQWSSDDEDEVAIALERTGIADLADRPIDELSGGQRQRAWISMALAQGTDILLLDEPTTYLDLAHSVEVLDLVDRLHSELGRTVVMVLHDLNLAVRYSDHLVVMKDGRVVASGVPSEVISVELLREVFDLDASVIDDPVSDRPLIVPIGTRHVYGAAGGPHRR; encoded by the coding sequence ATGACCGACACCCATCTGCCTGCCGTCCCGGCCCCCGGCCCGATCGAGCATGCGGCGCCGCGACTGGTCGCCGAGCACATCAGCCTCGGCTACGGCGAACGGCTCATCGTCGACGACCTGGACCTGTCCATCCCCACCGGGGTCGTCACCACCGTCATCGGCCCTAACGGCTGCGGCAAATCCACCCTGCTGCGCGCGCTGAGCCGGCTGCTCAAGCCCCGCACCGGCACCGTGCTGCTCGACGGGCACGACATCACCACCATGCGCACCCGCGAGGTCGCCCGGGTGCTCGGCATGCTGCCGCAGGCCCCCGTCGCGCCCGAAGGGCTCACCGTCGCCGATCTGGTCTCCCGCGGCCGGCACCCGCACCAGTCGTGGTTCCGGCAGTGGTCCTCCGACGACGAGGACGAGGTCGCCATCGCCCTCGAACGTACCGGCATCGCCGACCTCGCCGACCGGCCCATCGACGAACTGTCCGGCGGGCAACGGCAACGCGCCTGGATCTCCATGGCGCTCGCACAGGGCACCGACATCCTGCTGCTCGACGAACCGACCACCTATCTCGACCTGGCGCACTCGGTGGAGGTCCTCGACCTCGTCGACCGGCTGCACAGCGAACTCGGTCGCACCGTGGTGATGGTGCTGCACGACCTGAACCTCGCCGTGCGCTACAGCGACCACCTCGTGGTGATGAAAGACGGCCGCGTCGTCGCCTCCGGGGTGCCCTCGGAGGTGATCTCCGTGGAACTGCTGCGCGAGGTGTTCGACCTCGACGCCTCGGTCATCGACGATCCGGTGTCCGACCGGCCGCTGATCGTGCCCATCGGCACCCGCCACGTCTACGGCGCCGCCGGAGGTCCCCACCGGAGGTGA
- a CDS encoding BlaI/MecI/CopY family transcriptional regulator: MAALGELERAVMDHLWSTPEPQTVRQVHEALSARRNLAYTTVMTVLQRLAKKNLVIQQRDDRAHRYLPVHGRDELVASLMVDALDQADETAGRAAALVHFVGRVGADEAAALRAALAKLEAQHGDDSTGHDTERAG; this comes from the coding sequence ATGGCAGCACTCGGCGAACTCGAACGCGCAGTGATGGACCACCTGTGGTCCACCCCCGAACCACAGACCGTCCGGCAGGTCCACGAAGCCCTCTCGGCTCGACGCAACCTCGCGTACACCACCGTCATGACGGTCCTGCAGCGCCTCGCCAAGAAGAACCTCGTCATCCAGCAACGCGACGACCGCGCCCACCGCTACCTGCCGGTGCACGGCCGCGACGAACTCGTCGCCAGCCTGATGGTCGACGCCCTCGACCAGGCCGACGAGACCGCCGGCCGCGCCGCCGCCCTCGTCCACTTCGTCGGCCGCGTCGGCGCCGACGAAGCCGCCGCCCTGCGCGCGGCGCTGGCGAAACTCGAAGCGCAACACGGCGACGACAGCACCGGCCACGACACCGAGCGGGCCGGCTGA
- a CDS encoding hemolysin family protein: protein MSDWFGIVLAVLLLAGNAFFVGAEFSLITVRRDRLETLLAQGKTRARTVIHAGEHLSLMLAGSQLGITICSILLGRVAEPAIAHLIEVPLHAAGVPDALLHPIAFTIGLTIVVVLHILLGEMVPKNIAIAGPERAAMLLVPIHLLFMRPARPVIAFYNLCANATLRAARIDPKDELDTSVSAVELTEMIGESRSEGLLDEEEHKRLTRALATGNRTVADVMIPLARVRTVPHTGAGPTLGDVEHAVTTTGFSRYPTRRPDGTITGYVHIKDVLDLVREQSTGPETVIPAAVIRELPTIGIGDGLDEALAALRRSNAHLAGVTDTTGALRGIVALEDLVEEFVGTVRDATHRVADPLGNRPRTTAPRSTEREP from the coding sequence ATGAGCGACTGGTTCGGAATCGTCCTCGCCGTTCTGCTGCTCGCCGGCAACGCCTTCTTCGTCGGCGCCGAGTTCTCCCTCATCACCGTCCGCCGAGACCGGCTCGAGACGCTGCTCGCCCAGGGCAAGACCCGGGCCCGCACCGTCATTCACGCCGGCGAACACCTCTCGCTCATGCTCGCGGGCTCCCAGCTCGGCATCACGATCTGCTCGATCCTGCTCGGCCGCGTCGCCGAACCGGCCATCGCGCACCTGATCGAGGTGCCGCTGCATGCGGCCGGGGTGCCCGACGCGCTGCTGCACCCCATCGCGTTCACCATCGGGCTCACGATCGTGGTGGTGCTGCACATCCTGCTCGGCGAGATGGTGCCGAAGAACATCGCCATCGCCGGCCCGGAACGCGCCGCGATGCTGCTCGTCCCGATCCACCTGCTGTTCATGCGACCCGCCCGGCCGGTCATCGCCTTCTACAACCTGTGCGCCAACGCCACCCTGCGCGCGGCGCGCATCGACCCGAAGGACGAACTCGACACCTCCGTCTCCGCCGTGGAGCTCACGGAGATGATCGGCGAATCCCGCTCCGAGGGGCTGCTCGACGAGGAGGAACACAAGCGCCTCACCCGCGCCCTGGCCACCGGCAACCGCACCGTCGCCGACGTGATGATCCCGCTCGCTCGGGTACGCACCGTCCCGCACACCGGCGCGGGCCCGACCCTCGGCGACGTCGAGCACGCGGTCACCACCACCGGCTTCTCCCGGTATCCCACCCGCCGTCCGGACGGCACGATCACCGGCTATGTGCACATCAAGGACGTGCTCGATCTGGTGCGGGAACAGTCCACCGGTCCCGAGACCGTCATCCCCGCCGCGGTGATCCGGGAGCTGCCGACCATCGGGATCGGCGACGGTCTCGACGAGGCGCTCGCCGCGCTGCGCCGCAGCAACGCGCATCTGGCCGGGGTGACCGACACCACCGGAGCACTGCGGGGCATCGTCGCGCTCGAGGACCTCGTGGAAGAGTTCGTCGGAACGGTCCGCGACGCCACCCACCGGGTCGCGGATCCGCTGGGCAACCGCCCCCGCACCACCGCACCCCGATCGACCGAACGAGAACCATGA
- a CDS encoding FecCD family ABC transporter permease, with protein MNDTPTPSLDTNEPTTDKRRSPVHVSTRVPGRPAFRLGSVSVVWRARMVIVCALIVVATAVLLSISLGRGDYPLSPLQVVEVLLGGGERLDRFIVFDLRLPRGVAAVVVGAALAVSGAITQSVSRNALASPDILGITAGASAAAVALIVVTSGGSIVGLLATLGLPMSALLGALLTATVIYLLAWRRGADGFRLVLIGIGINAMLIALTQWMLVSADINDVSRAQVWLTGSLNGVSWSQVVPAAIALLLVGGWAATASFTVGALRLGDDTARSLGVKLQTQQALLLVAACALAAVATAAAGPIGFVALAAPQIALRLVGSAGSPIIASALTGALFVVAADLIARTILPVPLPVGLVTSALGGPFLLYLLVRSNRKVSR; from the coding sequence GTGAACGACACCCCCACCCCGTCCCTCGACACGAACGAGCCGACGACGGACAAGCGCCGCTCACCCGTGCACGTCTCCACCCGCGTCCCGGGCCGGCCCGCCTTCCGGCTCGGCTCCGTCTCCGTCGTCTGGCGTGCCCGCATGGTCATCGTGTGCGCACTGATCGTCGTCGCCACCGCGGTGCTGCTGTCGATCTCCCTCGGCCGCGGCGACTACCCGCTCAGCCCCCTGCAGGTCGTCGAGGTGCTCCTCGGCGGCGGGGAACGCCTCGACCGGTTCATCGTCTTCGACCTGCGCCTGCCGCGCGGTGTCGCCGCCGTGGTCGTCGGCGCCGCCCTCGCGGTCTCCGGCGCCATCACCCAATCGGTGTCCCGCAACGCCCTGGCCAGCCCCGACATCCTCGGCATCACCGCCGGCGCCTCCGCTGCCGCCGTGGCCCTGATCGTCGTCACCAGCGGCGGTTCCATCGTCGGACTGCTCGCCACCCTCGGATTGCCGATGTCGGCGCTGCTCGGCGCGCTGCTCACCGCCACGGTCATCTATCTGCTGGCCTGGCGGCGCGGCGCCGACGGCTTCCGGCTCGTGCTCATCGGCATCGGCATCAACGCCATGCTCATCGCCCTGACCCAGTGGATGCTCGTCTCCGCCGACATCAACGACGTCAGCCGCGCCCAGGTGTGGCTGACCGGCTCGCTCAACGGTGTCTCCTGGAGTCAGGTGGTGCCCGCCGCGATCGCGCTGCTGCTCGTCGGCGGCTGGGCCGCGACCGCCTCCTTCACCGTCGGGGCGCTGCGCCTCGGCGACGACACCGCCCGCTCCCTCGGCGTGAAGCTGCAGACCCAGCAGGCGCTGCTGCTCGTCGCGGCGTGCGCGCTCGCCGCCGTCGCCACCGCCGCCGCCGGCCCCATCGGCTTCGTCGCCCTCGCCGCCCCGCAGATCGCCCTGCGCCTCGTCGGCTCGGCGGGCAGCCCGATCATCGCCTCCGCCCTGACCGGGGCGCTGTTCGTCGTCGCCGCCGACCTCATCGCCCGCACCATCCTGCCGGTGCCGCTGCCCGTCGGCCTGGTCACCTCCGCACTCGGCGGCCCCTTCCTGCTGTACCTGCTGGTGCGTTCCAACCGAAAGGTCTCCCGATGA